Proteins encoded in a region of the Elizabethkingia bruuniana genome:
- a CDS encoding RNase adapter RapZ yields MLNIEIHSFSYKKGGIPKDNSGNCGGFVFDCRGILNPGRIEEYKQQTGNDIPVQEYLEEKTKIQDFLNSVFSIVSINIDDYLARGFENLQINFGCTGGQHRSVYSAIKTAAFIREKYPQANVILHHDEQPQLN; encoded by the coding sequence GGTATTCCGAAAGACAATTCCGGTAATTGTGGTGGTTTTGTATTCGACTGCCGCGGAATACTAAATCCGGGCAGAATTGAAGAATACAAACAACAAACCGGAAACGATATCCCTGTACAGGAATATTTAGAAGAAAAAACCAAGATTCAGGATTTTCTGAATTCAGTTTTCAGCATTGTTTCTATTAACATCGATGATTACCTTGCACGTGGATTCGAGAATCTGCAGATCAACTTCGGCTGTACTGGCGGGCAGCACAGGTCCGTATATTCGGCTATAAAAACAGCTGCATTTATACGTGAAAAATACCCACAAGCAAACGTTATCCTACACCATGATGAGCAACCTCAACTGAACTAA